A single Triticum dicoccoides isolate Atlit2015 ecotype Zavitan chromosome 2A, WEW_v2.0, whole genome shotgun sequence DNA region contains:
- the LOC119359587 gene encoding protein FLOURY 1-like, whose product MGGWNRISSAGGLLKPLAGVPFASMPGAGAAYFLIGSALGVFAMLHASESEVGREWAFAARLAALYRSVGAHYVLDVMSFLLLAAKVWRLGKRCDVVEGLVGGPGPTVQAVRVRGVVCTVCGSGTKARALKNGSSGHIVEHSRSGSCSGKHVSRSLASELEQEADTEDEDIANEVTDAEESNLERLRRRLVRERRLKEAALEELEKERCAAASAADEAMAKIACLRNEKALVEREDKQFREMAQQKQMYDRQVIESLQWMINKFGMQS is encoded by the coding sequence ATGGGCGGCTGGAACCGCATCTCCAGTGCCGGTGGTCTACTGAAGCCGCTCGCCGGCGTCCCTTTCGCCTCCAtgcccggcgccggcgccgcctACTTCCTCATCGGCTCCGCGCTCGGGGTCTTCGCGATGCTGCACGCCTCCGAGTCCGAGGTCGGCCGCGAGTGGGCCTTCGCCGCGCGCTTGGCCGCCCTGTACCGCTCCGTGGGTGCGCACTACGTGCTTGACGTAATGTCCTTTCTCCTCCTGGCCGCCAAAGTCTGGCGCCTCGGCAAGCGCTGCGACGTGGTGGAGGGGCTCGTGGGGGGTCCGGGCCCCACGGTGCAAGCGGTGCGCGTCAGAGGCGTCGTCTGCACCGTGTGTGGGAGTGGGACGAAGGCGCGGGCTCTGAAGAACGGCAGCTCGGGCCACATTGTGGAGCACTCCCGGTCTGGCAGCTGCTCCGGTAAGCATGTTTCGAGGTCGCTGGCTTCTGAGCTGGAGCAGGAGGCCGATACAGAGGACGAGGACATCGCGAACGAGGTGACCGACGCGGAAGAGAGCAACTTGGAGCGGCTCAGGCGGCGGCTCGTGCGGGAGAGGAGGCTGAAGGAGGCCGCGCTAGAGGAGCTGGAGAAGGAGAGGTGCGCGGCGGCCTCCGCCGCTGACGAGGCCATGGCCAAGATCGCGTGCCTGCGGAACGAGAAGGCGTTGGTGGAGCGCGAGGATAAGCAGTTCCGGGAGATGGCCCAGCAGAAGCAGATGTACGATCGGCAGGTGATCGAGTCTCTTCAGTGGATGATCAATAAGTTTGGCATGCAATCTTAG